The Narcine bancroftii isolate sNarBan1 chromosome 6, sNarBan1.hap1, whole genome shotgun sequence genome window below encodes:
- the mrpl14 gene encoding large ribosomal subunit protein uL14m — protein MALFTKGFVPLIRTAEAMSRMFSSSPVCVAVQKMTRVRVVDNSSLGNTPYHRPPKCIHVYTKNGIGKVGDKILLAIKGQKKKALIVGHKMPGPRMTPRFDSNNVVLIEDNGNPTGTRIKVPIPSSLRRLGGEYSKVLAIAQKFV, from the exons ATGGCACTGTTCACAAAGGGCTTTGTGCCTTTGATTCGTACAGCAGAAGCAATGAGCCGAATGTTCAG TTCCTCGCCAGTCTGTGTGGCCGTACAGAAAATGACCAGGGTACGGGTGGTGGACAACAGTTCCCTCGGCAACACTCCCTACCACAGGCCGCCCAAATGCATCCACGTGTACACCAAGAATGGCATAGGCAAAGTAGGGGACAAAATCTTGCTGGCCATCAAAGGGCAGAAGAAGAAGGCATTGATTGTGGGTCACAAAATGCCTGGTCCTCGGATGACACCCAGATTCGACTCCAACAACGTGGTGCTCATCGAAGACAACGGAAACCCCACGGGGACACGCATCAAGGTGCCCATCCCCAGCAGCCTGCGGCGACTGGGTGGTGAATATTCAAAAGTACTAGCAATTGCTCAGAAATTTGTCTGA